A region of Fimbriimonadaceae bacterium DNA encodes the following proteins:
- the pyrC gene encoding Dihydroorotase — MKIVLRNGRILDPSQNIDMEGSLVIEDEQVIEYGLDVDDEGAEDIYDCAGMWICPGLVDPHVHLREPGEEQKETILTGTQAAAAGGFTTICCMPNTRPALDTPYLIDFILDRAASPEAGGVFVAPVGALTVGQKGEQLSDLAALKNAGIVAASDEGGPIQSALMMSRAMEFCRQLNLPIMAHCEDTSLTHGASMNEGATCGMLGLKGMPRSAEEIMVMRNCLLSLHTGCPVHILRVSTWGAVEMIRQAKYLGAPVTCEICPHHFSLTEEAVGEFNPNLKTTPPLRTQIDIDILMQAINDGTIDCIASDHSPHARHEVEVPFEEAPFGMAGLESVVGATVTHLTHKGIMSPLETIRKLSTAPAQILGLDAGTLVPYETPVAQVTVIDPNCEWTFDVKKTFSKGKNSAFHGHKFKGKVMVTFSGSEIYRDAMFEPSRFALVR, encoded by the coding sequence ATGAAGATCGTTTTGCGTAACGGTCGAATTCTCGACCCATCCCAAAACATCGACATGGAAGGGTCGCTCGTCATCGAGGACGAGCAGGTTATCGAATATGGATTGGACGTCGACGACGAAGGCGCCGAGGACATTTACGATTGCGCTGGAATGTGGATCTGTCCCGGCCTCGTCGATCCCCATGTGCATCTGCGAGAGCCCGGGGAGGAGCAGAAGGAGACGATCCTAACCGGAACGCAGGCGGCTGCGGCAGGTGGATTCACCACGATCTGCTGCATGCCAAACACGCGGCCGGCACTCGATACGCCATATCTTATCGACTTCATTCTCGACCGGGCGGCATCGCCGGAGGCAGGCGGTGTGTTTGTGGCGCCCGTCGGTGCGCTCACTGTGGGTCAGAAGGGCGAGCAGCTCTCGGACCTGGCTGCACTCAAGAATGCGGGAATCGTTGCCGCCAGCGACGAGGGCGGGCCGATTCAAAGCGCTCTCATGATGAGCCGCGCCATGGAGTTCTGCCGGCAGCTCAACCTGCCGATCATGGCCCATTGCGAGGACACGAGCTTGACCCATGGGGCGAGCATGAACGAGGGCGCGACATGCGGCATGCTCGGCCTGAAAGGCATGCCCCGCTCGGCAGAGGAGATCATGGTCATGCGCAACTGCCTGCTCTCCCTGCATACCGGATGCCCCGTCCATATCCTTCGCGTCAGCACGTGGGGAGCCGTCGAGATGATTCGGCAGGCGAAGTATCTGGGTGCACCCGTAACGTGCGAAATCTGTCCGCACCACTTCAGCCTGACCGAAGAGGCGGTCGGGGAGTTCAATCCAAATCTGAAGACCACTCCGCCGCTCCGCACCCAGATCGATATCGATATCCTGATGCAGGCAATCAACGATGGAACGATCGACTGCATCGCCAGCGACCATTCTCCGCACGCTCGACATGAGGTCGAGGTTCCGTTCGAGGAGGCGCCGTTTGGCATGGCCGGGCTCGAATCGGTGGTTGGGGCGACGGTCACCCATCTCACTCACAAGGGCATCATGAGCCCGCTTGAGACGATTAGGAAGCTATCGACGGCTCCAGCTCAGATCCTGGGCCTTGACGCAGGAACCCTCGTGCCTTACGAAACGCCGGTCGCCCAGGTGACCGTTATCGATCCCAACTGCGAATGGACCTTCGATGTGAAGAAAACCTTCTCGAAAGGTAAGAACAGTGCCTTCCACGGCCACAAGTTCAAAGGCAAGGTGATGGTGACGTTCAGCGGCAGTGAAATCTACCGCGACGCCATGTTCGAGCCGAGCCGCTTCGCCCTGGTTCGATAA
- the pnp_2 gene encoding Polyribonucleotide nucleotidyltransferase — protein sequence MIQSHTFEVGGKTLSLETGRVAKQAGGSVLLGVGDTVILGVATMSTKAREGIDFLPLVCDYEERKYAVGKIPGGFMKRGGRPSERAVLTSRLIDRPIRPLFPKGMRNDIQVITMPFAVDQECPPDVLAICAAGAALTVSDIPFNGPIAGVRVGLIDGEFILFPSQSQINESDLDLIVAGHKGAISMVEAGANQVSEETMAKALKFGHEAIKKICAEFEKFGKKVSKPKRMPELSKVDDDLIALIKKEQGKAIKAAMTDPDKASRESAQGELAAEIIAKYQDKFADDPVKLAQLPEAVDYVNKGILREMILKDEKRPDGRGLKDIRPLDAIAGLLPKVHGSGLFTRGQTQVMTVVTLGMPSDAQVMDGLEEEADKRYMHFYNFPPYSVGEVRPMRGPGRREVGHGALAERALRSVVPLDDPNFPYTCLLISEVLESNGSTSMASVCGSTLALMDAGVPIKAPVAGIAMGLMSDGKVFKVLTDIQGMEDFGGDMDFKVAGTREGITALQLDTKLEGIPDQVLANALNQAKDARMEILDVIEQAIAAPRTDINPNAPRVTTININPEKIGALIGPGGATIRKLTAETGTQIDVQQDGRVLVAGSEGHEVQNAIDQIRALTASAEVGMEFRGPVTRLMGRGAMVEYMPGKEGLVPTDQLSANEIRRPDDVVNLGDVINVKINEIDGMGRVNLTALGLAQDLPSLAGNENATPSTGSMNGGGGGRGGRDRDRGRGGRDRDRDRGGRDRDRGDRGGDRGDRGDRGDRGRAPQGGQAVVETESRSREPRAPSVPDEFPERKSSDDGDQVNARFRPRR from the coding sequence CCGCGTGGCTAAGCAAGCCGGCGGCTCTGTTCTCCTCGGCGTCGGCGACACGGTAATTCTCGGCGTCGCTACGATGTCGACCAAAGCGCGAGAGGGCATCGACTTCCTCCCGCTCGTCTGCGACTACGAGGAGCGAAAATACGCCGTCGGCAAGATTCCTGGCGGCTTCATGAAGCGCGGCGGCCGCCCCAGTGAGCGGGCCGTCTTGACGAGCAGGCTAATCGACCGCCCCATCCGGCCGCTCTTTCCAAAGGGCATGCGCAACGACATTCAGGTCATCACCATGCCGTTTGCGGTGGACCAGGAGTGCCCGCCTGACGTATTGGCGATATGCGCCGCCGGTGCCGCACTCACCGTTTCTGATATCCCCTTCAATGGCCCGATCGCCGGCGTTCGCGTCGGCCTCATCGACGGAGAGTTCATTCTCTTCCCCAGCCAATCGCAAATCAACGAATCCGATCTCGATCTGATCGTCGCCGGTCACAAAGGCGCGATCTCGATGGTTGAAGCCGGCGCCAATCAGGTCTCCGAAGAGACCATGGCGAAGGCCCTGAAATTCGGCCACGAAGCGATCAAGAAGATCTGCGCGGAATTCGAGAAGTTCGGCAAGAAGGTAAGCAAGCCCAAGCGGATGCCGGAGCTGTCGAAGGTCGACGACGACCTCATCGCCCTTATCAAGAAGGAGCAGGGCAAGGCGATCAAGGCCGCGATGACCGACCCTGACAAGGCCTCGCGCGAATCGGCACAGGGCGAACTCGCTGCCGAAATCATCGCCAAGTACCAAGACAAGTTTGCCGATGACCCGGTGAAGCTGGCCCAGCTTCCCGAAGCCGTCGACTACGTCAACAAAGGCATCCTTCGGGAGATGATCCTCAAGGACGAGAAGCGGCCCGACGGTCGCGGCCTCAAGGACATCCGCCCGCTCGATGCGATCGCGGGCCTTCTGCCGAAGGTTCATGGAAGCGGTCTCTTTACCCGCGGCCAAACCCAGGTCATGACCGTGGTGACGCTCGGCATGCCGAGTGACGCCCAGGTCATGGACGGGCTGGAGGAAGAAGCGGACAAGCGCTATATGCACTTCTACAACTTCCCGCCCTATAGTGTGGGAGAGGTGCGGCCCATGCGCGGTCCGGGACGACGCGAAGTCGGCCACGGCGCGCTTGCCGAGCGAGCCCTACGATCGGTCGTGCCGCTCGACGATCCCAACTTCCCCTACACCTGTCTGCTCATTTCCGAAGTGCTTGAGTCAAACGGCTCGACGTCGATGGCTTCGGTGTGCGGCTCCACTCTCGCGCTGATGGACGCCGGTGTCCCCATCAAGGCGCCGGTTGCCGGCATCGCCATGGGACTCATGTCGGACGGGAAGGTCTTCAAGGTCCTCACCGATATTCAGGGCATGGAGGACTTCGGCGGGGATATGGACTTCAAGGTCGCGGGAACCCGGGAAGGTATTACCGCGCTCCAACTCGACACCAAGCTCGAAGGCATTCCTGACCAGGTTCTTGCCAATGCGCTCAATCAGGCGAAGGACGCCCGAATGGAGATCCTTGATGTGATCGAGCAGGCGATCGCCGCTCCGCGGACGGATATCAACCCGAACGCCCCACGCGTCACCACGATCAACATCAACCCCGAAAAGATCGGTGCGCTTATCGGCCCGGGCGGCGCCACGATTCGGAAGCTCACCGCGGAAACCGGAACCCAGATCGACGTCCAGCAGGATGGTCGAGTTCTGGTTGCCGGCAGCGAGGGCCATGAGGTTCAAAACGCGATCGACCAGATTCGTGCGTTGACCGCCTCGGCGGAAGTCGGAATGGAGTTCCGCGGACCGGTGACCCGCTTGATGGGCCGCGGCGCCATGGTGGAATATATGCCGGGCAAGGAAGGCCTTGTGCCGACAGATCAGCTAAGCGCCAACGAGATTCGCCGGCCGGACGACGTCGTCAACCTTGGCGACGTGATCAACGTGAAGATCAACGAGATCGATGGCATGGGCCGCGTCAACCTGACCGCGCTTGGCCTCGCCCAGGACCTGCCGTCCCTGGCCGGAAATGAGAATGCGACCCCGAGCACGGGTTCGATGAACGGCGGCGGTGGTGGTCGTGGTGGTCGCGACCGAGATCGTGGCCGCGGAGGCCGGGACCGTGATCGAGACCGCGGCGGACGTGACCGCGATCGCGGCGACCGCGGCGGGGACCGTGGCGACAGGGGCGACCGTGGCGATCGCGGCCGAGCACCGCAAGGTGGGCAGGCTGTGGTGGAAACGGAGTCGCGTTCGCGTGAACCGCGGGCACCCTCGGTGCCCGACGAGTTTCCGGAGAGAAAATCTAGCGATGATGGCGATCAGGTGAACGCCCGGTTCCGTCCGCGCCGCTAA